In Lates calcarifer isolate ASB-BC8 linkage group LG21, TLL_Latcal_v3, whole genome shotgun sequence, a single window of DNA contains:
- the trim59 gene encoding LOW QUALITY PROTEIN: tripartite motif-containing protein 59 (The sequence of the model RefSeq protein was modified relative to this genomic sequence to represent the inferred CDS: deleted 1 base in 1 codon) encodes MDNLEEDLTCSVCYSLFSDPRVLPCSHTFCKTCLDNLLQVSTNYSIWRPLRVPLKCPNCRSVMELPPAGVEALPTNVSLRAIIEKYQRDSDPRPPSCPEHNRQPLNMYCIRDRQLICGLCLTVGQHQGHAIDDLQAAFIREKQTPSRLLARLSEQRWVQACELGEQLEQEKARCEGLVRQDRQEVNQFFQTLEAVLARKRQAYLEALDKAAAEVSQAYDPLIHRVKELQEEQLDLVSLGSSVEEEDSPLVFLEKAHLFRERVEEFIKTPLPSVLNLSVNPRAAEYLQQHWPAVTIGSLEEAPIPKVSCCTRCGGAEAEARGDESDPWRELWPTSFVVLLGLLLLLAVLWANPVGGASLGFSLLSRFSQLVHGLGSELITSVWDTAGSAYTVAEAAVERCGTQLSSVGEKAFQQLAALFKTLTSH; translated from the exons ATGGACAACCTAGAGGAGGACCTGACGTGCTCGGTGTGCTACTCTCTGTTCTCTGACCCACGAGTCTTGCCGTGCTCGCACACCTTCTGTAAGACCTGCCTGGACAACTTGCTCCAGGTGTCTACCAACTACTCCATCTGGCGTCCGCTCCGTGTTCCGCTAAAATGCCCCAACTGTCGCAGTGTGATGGAGCTGCCCCCGGCAGGCGTAGAAGCTCTGCCCACCAACGTATCTCTGCGGGCCATCATCGAGAAA TACCAGAGGGACAGTGACCCACGACCCCCCTCCTGTCCGGAGCACAACAGGCAACCTCTGAACATGTACTGCATCCGGGATCGGCAGCTGATCTGCGGGCTGTGTCTGACTGTTGGGCAGCACCAGGGCCACGCCATAGACGACCTGCAGGCGGCTTTCATCCGAGAAAAACAGACGCCATCGCGACTGCTGGCCAGACTCTCTGAGCAGAGATGGGTGCAG GCGTGTGAGCTAGGGgagcagctggagcaggagaaGGCCCGCTGTGAGGGGCTGGTGAGGCAGGACCGACAGGAAGTCAACCAGTTTTTTCAGACGCTGGAGGCGGTGCTGGCCAGGAAGAGACAAGCCTACCTGGAGGCCCTGGataaagctgctgcagaggtgTCCCAGGCCTACGACCCACTCATCCACAGAGTGAAGGAGCTACAG GAAGAACAGCTGGACCTGGTGTCCTTGGGTTcatcagtggaggaggaggactcgCCGCTGGTCTTCCTAGAGAAGGCGCACTTGTTcagagagagggtggaggagtTTATTAAAACCCCTCTGCCCTCGGTGTTAAATCTCTCTGTCAACCCGCGGGCAGCAGAGTACCTGCAGCAGCACTGGCCCGCTGTGACCATCGGGAGTCTGGAGGAAGCGCCCATTCCTAAGGTGAGCTGCTGCACAAGATGCGGCGGTGCGGAGGCCGAGGCCAGAGGGGATGAGTCCGACCCGTGGCGCGAGCTATGGCCGACTTCTTTTGTGGTGCTTctggggctgctgctgctgctggcggTGCTGTGGGCGAACCCGGTCGGGGGCGCGTCGCTCGGCTTCTCACTGTTGTCGCGGTTCAGTCAGTTAGTCCAC GGCCTGGGCAGTGAACTCATCACGTCTGTCTGGGACACGGCGGGATCAGCGTACACGGTGGCGGAGGCGGCTGTAGAGAGGTGTGGCACACAACTCTCCTCAGTCGGGGAGAAGGCTTTTCAGCAGCTGGCTGCCTTATTTAAAACTCTGACATCCCACTGA
- the smc4 gene encoding structural maintenance of chromosomes protein 4 isoform X2, whose amino-acid sequence MSDDFWDDFDIVECTSSPDLLSKGDPSHGEAAEAVDNRSLEEILGSIPPPPPPAMTNEPGAPRLMITHLVNRNFKSYAGEQILGPFHKRFSCIIGPNGSGKSNVIDSMLFVFGYRAQKIRSKKLSVLIHSSDKHKDVQSCTVEVHFQKIIDKEGDDYEVIPNSKFYVSRTANKDNSSAYHINGKKATFKEVGALLRSHGIDLDHNRFLILQGEVEQIAMMKPKGQTEHDEGMLEYLEDIIGSCRLKEPIQTLARRIELLNEQRGEKLNRVKLVEKEKNALEGERNKAVEFLTLENDIFKHKSQLCQYYVHDLQQRVVDKEQEKQKILEDTKELTEKNTKISQEMEKMNQELKNVEKKQNKLNKYIETQKEKFTQLDLQDVEVREKIKHSKSKNKKLQKQLEKDKEKLEEVRGVPANSEKAISEATARKEELEKQKVKEEEKLKEVMESLKEETSGLQQDKETKEKELMELSKAVNETRSRMDLAQSELDIYLSRHNTALTQLNTAKQTLQTTSDTLRERRAAIKDLEVKIPQKEQELKKDEGELEKLMKMDNETREVVREMRQKVEEAKSSLSSNRSRGKVLDALMQQKKSGRIPGIFGRLGDLGAIDEKYDVAISSSCGALDNIVVDTIDTAQRCVTFLKEQNIGVATFIGLDKMKVWEKNMAPIRTPEDSPRLFDMVRVKDVSVRPAFYFALRDTLVAQDMEQATRMAFQKDKRWRVVTLKGQIIEMAGTMTGGGRIMKGRMGSSIGTEVSQEELDRMESKLNEKVSKLQGCQERKLQLEENIQRLRPELRDMKNTLEKYANSMTSLADQEAHLKLQIKELEANVLAAAPDKARQKQMEKSLEAFKKDFEAASSKAGKVENEVKRLHNLIVDINSHKLKAQQDKLDKINKELDDCSSTITKAKVAIKTADRNLKKCEEGVSRVQSELEENEKAMAELTEQLKKLEDEAGEIMKDCQEAEAALPEVQEQYQGVLKEIKVLQQQEHALQEESLSVRLRIEQIETTITEHNNKIKHWQKEASKLSLHTIEDKQPEELPVLTPAELEKISDPNIIINKMITLETQCAQMKPNLGAIAEYKKKEELYLQRVAQLDEITTERDRFKRGYEDLRKQRLNEFMTGFNMITNKLKENYQMLTLGGDAELELVDSLDPFSEGIMFSVRPPKKSWKKIFNLSGGEKTLSSLALVFALHHYKPTPLYFMDEIDAALDFKNVSIVACYIYEQTKNAQFIIISLRNNMFEIADRLIGIYKTHNTTKSVGINPKTIVFKEHDAVTA is encoded by the exons ATGTCTGATGATTTTTGGGATGATTTTGATATCGTCGAGTGCACTTCTTCCCCGGATCTTCTCAGCAAAGGAG ATCCGTCTCACGGGGAAGCTGCCGAGGCGGTTGATAATCGAAGTTTGGAGGAGATTCTCGGTAGCATCCCTCCACCCCCGCCCCCAGCAATGACCAATGAACCGGGCGCTCCTCGCCTGATGATAACACATTTAGTTAATCGCAACTTTAAATCTTACGCAGGAGAGCAGATTCTGGGGCCTTTTCACAAG CGCTTTTCCTGCATCATTGGTCCAAATGGGAGTGGGAAGTCCAATGTGATAGATTCAATGCTCTTTGTGTTTGGATACAGAGCTCAAAAGATCAGATCGAAAAAGCTCTCAGTGCTGATTCACAGCTCTgataaacacaaagatgtgcaAAGCTGTACTGTGGAGGTGCATTTTCAAAAGATTATTGATAAG GAAGGAGATGACTACGAAGTTATCCCCAACAGCAAGTTCTATGTTTCCAGGACTGCCAACAAAGACAATTCCTCAGCCTACCATATCAATGGCAAGAAAGCCACATTCAAAGAAGTGGGGGCTTTACTCCGAAGCCATGGTATTGACCTAGACCACAACAGATTTCTGATCTTACAG GGTGAGGTGGAGCAGATTGCTATGATGAAGCCTAAAGGTCAGACAGAGCATGATGAGGGCatgctggagtacctggaggaCATTATCGGCTCCTGCCGCCTCAAGGAGCCCATCCAAACCCTGGCCCGTCGCATTGAGCTGCTGAATGAGCAGAGGGGAGAAAAG TTAAACCGAGTAAAGCTAGTGGAAAAGGAGAAGAATGCattggagggagagaggaacaAAGCTGTGGAGTTCCTTACCCTGGAGAATGACATCTTCAAACACAAGAGTCAGCTTTGCCAATATTATGT TCATGATCTGCAGCAGCGTGTGGTGGATAAAGAGCAGGAAAAGCAGAAGATCTTGGAGGACACAAAGGAACTTActgagaaaaatacaaagatatcacaggagatggagaaaatgaaCCAAGAGCTCAAAAATGTGGAGAA GAAACAAAATAAGCTCAACAAGTACATTGAGACCCAGAAGGAGAAGTTCACCCAGCTGGACCTGCAGGACGTTGAAGTGCGTGAGAAGATTAAACACTCTAAGAGCAAGAACAAGAAACTGCAGAAGCAGCTggaaaaggacaaagaaaag CTGGAGGAAGTGCGTGGTGTACCAGCCAACAGTGAAAAGGCCATCTCTGAGGCAACAGCTCGCAAGGAAGAGCTGGAGAAGCAGAAggtgaaagaagaggaaaaacttaAGGAGGTGATGGAGAGTCTGAAAGAAGAGACCAGTGGCTTGCAACAGGACAAAGAG ACCAAAGAGAAAGAGCTGATGGAGCTCAGCAAGGCTGTAAACGAGACCCGCTCTCGAATGGACCTAGCCCAGTCAGAGCTTGACATCTACCTTAGCCGCCACAACACAGCTTTGACACAGCTCAACACGGCCAAGCAAACACTTCAGACAACCTCTGACACACTGCGAGAGCGCCGTGCTGCCATCAAAGACTTGGAAGTCAAAATCCCCCAGAAAGAACAGGAGCTCAAGAAG GATGAGGGAGAGCTGGAGAAGCTGATGAAGATGGATAATGAGACTAGAGAGGTGGTGAGGGAAATGAGACAGAAGGTGGAAGAAGCCAAGAGCTCTCTGTCTTCTAACCGCAGTCGAGGAAAGGTCCTGGATGCCCTCATGCAGCAAAAGAAGAGTGGCAGAATCCCTGGCATCTTTGGGAGATTG gGAGATCTTGGAGCCATAGATGAGAAGTATGATGTGGCTATTTCCTCCAGTTGCGGTGCTCTGGACAACATTGTAGTGGATACCATCGACACAGCTCAGAGATGTGTCACGTTCctcaaagaacaaaacattggAGTGGCCACCTTCATTGGTCTTGACAAG atgaagGTGTGGGAGAAGAACATGGCTCCCATTCGTACTCCAGAGGACAGCCCTCGTCTCTTCGACATGGTGAGAGTGAAGGATGTGAGTGTGCGACCAGCTTTCTACTTCGCCCTAAGGGACACCTTGGTGGCCCAGGACATGGAGCAGGCCACAAGAATGGCCTTCCAGAAAGACAAGCGCTGGAGAGTGGTCACCCTGAAGGGACAGATAATTGAGATGGCTG GCACCATGACCGGAGGAGGAAGAATAATGAAGGGCAGGATGGGCTCCTCCATTGGAACTGAGGTCTCCCAGGAGGAG CTTGACCGTATGGAGAGCAAGCTGAACGAGAAAGTGTCGAAGCTGCAAGGCTGCCAAGAGAGAAAGCTGCAGCTAGAGGAGAACATCCAGCGCCTGCGGCCAGAGCTCCGGGACATGAAGAACACCCTGGAAAAATATGCTAACAGCATGACT AGCCTCGCTGACCAGGAAGCTCACTTGAAACTTCAGATCAAGGAACTTGAGGCTAATGTGCTGGCAGCTGCCCCAGACAAGgccagacagaaacagatggagaagaGCCTGGAGGCCTTCAAGAAAG ACTTTGAGGCCGCATCCAGTAAGGCAGGAAAGGTGGAAAATGAGGTGAAAAGGCTCCACAACCTGATTGTAGACATCAATAGCCACAAGCTAAAGGCTCAGCAAGACAAGCTTGACAAGATCAACAAGGAGCTAGACGACTGCTCCTCCACCATAACCAAGGCCAAAGTAGCCATAAAGACAGCTGACCG CAATCTGAAGAAGTGTGAGGAGGGTGTGAGTCGTGTGCAGAGTGAGCTGGAGGAGAACGAGAAGGCGATGGCTGAGCTGACAGAACAACTGAAGAAACTGGAAGATGAGGCTGGGGAGATCATGAAGGATTGTCAGGAGGCTGAG GCTGCACTTCCTGAGGTGCAGGAGCAGTATCAGGGGGTGTTGAAAGAGATAAAggtcctgcagcagcaggagcacgCACTGCAGGAGGAATCCCTCAGCGTCCGGCTCCGCATCGAGCAGATAGAGACCACCATcactgaacacaacaacaaGATCAAACACTGGCAGAAGGAG GCTAGCAAGCTGTCCCTTCATACCATTGAAGACAAGCAACCAGAGGAGCTTCCTGTTCTCACTCCTGCAGAACTTGAAAAAATCTCTGATCCCAACATCATTATCAACAAGATGATCACATTAGAGACCCAGTGCGCTCAGATGAAGCCCAACCTTGGTGCCATTGCTGAGTACAAGAAGAAG GAGGAGCTGTACTTGCAGCGCGTGGCTCAGCTGGATGAGATCAccacagagagggacagattCAAGCGTGGCTACGAGGACCTGCGCAAACAGCGCCTCAATGAGTTCATGACAGGATTCAACATGATCACAAACAAGCTGAAGGAAAACTACCAGATGCTCACGCTGGGTGGTGATGCAGAGCTGGAGCTCGTGGACAGTTTAGACCCCTTCTCTGAGGGCATCATGTTCAG TGTTCGTCCTCCAAAGAAAAGCTGGAAAAAGATCTTTAATCTGTCAGGAGGAGAGAAGACCCTCAGCTCCTTGGCTCTGGTGTTTGCTCTGCACCACTATAAACCCACACCGCTCTACTTCATGGACGAGATAGATGCTGCTCTTGACTTCAAGAACGTCTCCATTGTTGCTTGTTATATTTAT GAGCAAACAAAGAACGCTCagttcatcatcatctctctgagGAACAACATGTTTGAGATCGCTGACCGGCTCATCGGCatctacaaaacacacaacaccaccAAGAGCGTGGGAATCAACCCCAAAACCATCGTCTTCAAAGAGCATGATGCCGTCACTGCTTAA
- the smc4 gene encoding structural maintenance of chromosomes protein 4 isoform X1, with product MPSKTAKSSTASAKPRGKGSQPRDDSEDELDVPPQETNSNGQEEAPPTTDPSHGEAAEAVDNRSLEEILGSIPPPPPPAMTNEPGAPRLMITHLVNRNFKSYAGEQILGPFHKRFSCIIGPNGSGKSNVIDSMLFVFGYRAQKIRSKKLSVLIHSSDKHKDVQSCTVEVHFQKIIDKEGDDYEVIPNSKFYVSRTANKDNSSAYHINGKKATFKEVGALLRSHGIDLDHNRFLILQGEVEQIAMMKPKGQTEHDEGMLEYLEDIIGSCRLKEPIQTLARRIELLNEQRGEKLNRVKLVEKEKNALEGERNKAVEFLTLENDIFKHKSQLCQYYVHDLQQRVVDKEQEKQKILEDTKELTEKNTKISQEMEKMNQELKNVEKKQNKLNKYIETQKEKFTQLDLQDVEVREKIKHSKSKNKKLQKQLEKDKEKLEEVRGVPANSEKAISEATARKEELEKQKVKEEEKLKEVMESLKEETSGLQQDKETKEKELMELSKAVNETRSRMDLAQSELDIYLSRHNTALTQLNTAKQTLQTTSDTLRERRAAIKDLEVKIPQKEQELKKDEGELEKLMKMDNETREVVREMRQKVEEAKSSLSSNRSRGKVLDALMQQKKSGRIPGIFGRLGDLGAIDEKYDVAISSSCGALDNIVVDTIDTAQRCVTFLKEQNIGVATFIGLDKMKVWEKNMAPIRTPEDSPRLFDMVRVKDVSVRPAFYFALRDTLVAQDMEQATRMAFQKDKRWRVVTLKGQIIEMAGTMTGGGRIMKGRMGSSIGTEVSQEELDRMESKLNEKVSKLQGCQERKLQLEENIQRLRPELRDMKNTLEKYANSMTSLADQEAHLKLQIKELEANVLAAAPDKARQKQMEKSLEAFKKDFEAASSKAGKVENEVKRLHNLIVDINSHKLKAQQDKLDKINKELDDCSSTITKAKVAIKTADRNLKKCEEGVSRVQSELEENEKAMAELTEQLKKLEDEAGEIMKDCQEAEAALPEVQEQYQGVLKEIKVLQQQEHALQEESLSVRLRIEQIETTITEHNNKIKHWQKEASKLSLHTIEDKQPEELPVLTPAELEKISDPNIIINKMITLETQCAQMKPNLGAIAEYKKKEELYLQRVAQLDEITTERDRFKRGYEDLRKQRLNEFMTGFNMITNKLKENYQMLTLGGDAELELVDSLDPFSEGIMFSVRPPKKSWKKIFNLSGGEKTLSSLALVFALHHYKPTPLYFMDEIDAALDFKNVSIVACYIYEQTKNAQFIIISLRNNMFEIADRLIGIYKTHNTTKSVGINPKTIVFKEHDAVTA from the exons ATGCCATCTAAAACTGCAAAGAGCTCAACTGCCTCCGCCAAGCCAAGAGGGAAAGGGTCGCAGCCTCGGGATGACTCCGAAGACGAGCTGGACGTACCCCCTCAAGAAACCAACTCTAATGGCCAAGAGGAGGCACCGCCGACAACTG ATCCGTCTCACGGGGAAGCTGCCGAGGCGGTTGATAATCGAAGTTTGGAGGAGATTCTCGGTAGCATCCCTCCACCCCCGCCCCCAGCAATGACCAATGAACCGGGCGCTCCTCGCCTGATGATAACACATTTAGTTAATCGCAACTTTAAATCTTACGCAGGAGAGCAGATTCTGGGGCCTTTTCACAAG CGCTTTTCCTGCATCATTGGTCCAAATGGGAGTGGGAAGTCCAATGTGATAGATTCAATGCTCTTTGTGTTTGGATACAGAGCTCAAAAGATCAGATCGAAAAAGCTCTCAGTGCTGATTCACAGCTCTgataaacacaaagatgtgcaAAGCTGTACTGTGGAGGTGCATTTTCAAAAGATTATTGATAAG GAAGGAGATGACTACGAAGTTATCCCCAACAGCAAGTTCTATGTTTCCAGGACTGCCAACAAAGACAATTCCTCAGCCTACCATATCAATGGCAAGAAAGCCACATTCAAAGAAGTGGGGGCTTTACTCCGAAGCCATGGTATTGACCTAGACCACAACAGATTTCTGATCTTACAG GGTGAGGTGGAGCAGATTGCTATGATGAAGCCTAAAGGTCAGACAGAGCATGATGAGGGCatgctggagtacctggaggaCATTATCGGCTCCTGCCGCCTCAAGGAGCCCATCCAAACCCTGGCCCGTCGCATTGAGCTGCTGAATGAGCAGAGGGGAGAAAAG TTAAACCGAGTAAAGCTAGTGGAAAAGGAGAAGAATGCattggagggagagaggaacaAAGCTGTGGAGTTCCTTACCCTGGAGAATGACATCTTCAAACACAAGAGTCAGCTTTGCCAATATTATGT TCATGATCTGCAGCAGCGTGTGGTGGATAAAGAGCAGGAAAAGCAGAAGATCTTGGAGGACACAAAGGAACTTActgagaaaaatacaaagatatcacaggagatggagaaaatgaaCCAAGAGCTCAAAAATGTGGAGAA GAAACAAAATAAGCTCAACAAGTACATTGAGACCCAGAAGGAGAAGTTCACCCAGCTGGACCTGCAGGACGTTGAAGTGCGTGAGAAGATTAAACACTCTAAGAGCAAGAACAAGAAACTGCAGAAGCAGCTggaaaaggacaaagaaaag CTGGAGGAAGTGCGTGGTGTACCAGCCAACAGTGAAAAGGCCATCTCTGAGGCAACAGCTCGCAAGGAAGAGCTGGAGAAGCAGAAggtgaaagaagaggaaaaacttaAGGAGGTGATGGAGAGTCTGAAAGAAGAGACCAGTGGCTTGCAACAGGACAAAGAG ACCAAAGAGAAAGAGCTGATGGAGCTCAGCAAGGCTGTAAACGAGACCCGCTCTCGAATGGACCTAGCCCAGTCAGAGCTTGACATCTACCTTAGCCGCCACAACACAGCTTTGACACAGCTCAACACGGCCAAGCAAACACTTCAGACAACCTCTGACACACTGCGAGAGCGCCGTGCTGCCATCAAAGACTTGGAAGTCAAAATCCCCCAGAAAGAACAGGAGCTCAAGAAG GATGAGGGAGAGCTGGAGAAGCTGATGAAGATGGATAATGAGACTAGAGAGGTGGTGAGGGAAATGAGACAGAAGGTGGAAGAAGCCAAGAGCTCTCTGTCTTCTAACCGCAGTCGAGGAAAGGTCCTGGATGCCCTCATGCAGCAAAAGAAGAGTGGCAGAATCCCTGGCATCTTTGGGAGATTG gGAGATCTTGGAGCCATAGATGAGAAGTATGATGTGGCTATTTCCTCCAGTTGCGGTGCTCTGGACAACATTGTAGTGGATACCATCGACACAGCTCAGAGATGTGTCACGTTCctcaaagaacaaaacattggAGTGGCCACCTTCATTGGTCTTGACAAG atgaagGTGTGGGAGAAGAACATGGCTCCCATTCGTACTCCAGAGGACAGCCCTCGTCTCTTCGACATGGTGAGAGTGAAGGATGTGAGTGTGCGACCAGCTTTCTACTTCGCCCTAAGGGACACCTTGGTGGCCCAGGACATGGAGCAGGCCACAAGAATGGCCTTCCAGAAAGACAAGCGCTGGAGAGTGGTCACCCTGAAGGGACAGATAATTGAGATGGCTG GCACCATGACCGGAGGAGGAAGAATAATGAAGGGCAGGATGGGCTCCTCCATTGGAACTGAGGTCTCCCAGGAGGAG CTTGACCGTATGGAGAGCAAGCTGAACGAGAAAGTGTCGAAGCTGCAAGGCTGCCAAGAGAGAAAGCTGCAGCTAGAGGAGAACATCCAGCGCCTGCGGCCAGAGCTCCGGGACATGAAGAACACCCTGGAAAAATATGCTAACAGCATGACT AGCCTCGCTGACCAGGAAGCTCACTTGAAACTTCAGATCAAGGAACTTGAGGCTAATGTGCTGGCAGCTGCCCCAGACAAGgccagacagaaacagatggagaagaGCCTGGAGGCCTTCAAGAAAG ACTTTGAGGCCGCATCCAGTAAGGCAGGAAAGGTGGAAAATGAGGTGAAAAGGCTCCACAACCTGATTGTAGACATCAATAGCCACAAGCTAAAGGCTCAGCAAGACAAGCTTGACAAGATCAACAAGGAGCTAGACGACTGCTCCTCCACCATAACCAAGGCCAAAGTAGCCATAAAGACAGCTGACCG CAATCTGAAGAAGTGTGAGGAGGGTGTGAGTCGTGTGCAGAGTGAGCTGGAGGAGAACGAGAAGGCGATGGCTGAGCTGACAGAACAACTGAAGAAACTGGAAGATGAGGCTGGGGAGATCATGAAGGATTGTCAGGAGGCTGAG GCTGCACTTCCTGAGGTGCAGGAGCAGTATCAGGGGGTGTTGAAAGAGATAAAggtcctgcagcagcaggagcacgCACTGCAGGAGGAATCCCTCAGCGTCCGGCTCCGCATCGAGCAGATAGAGACCACCATcactgaacacaacaacaaGATCAAACACTGGCAGAAGGAG GCTAGCAAGCTGTCCCTTCATACCATTGAAGACAAGCAACCAGAGGAGCTTCCTGTTCTCACTCCTGCAGAACTTGAAAAAATCTCTGATCCCAACATCATTATCAACAAGATGATCACATTAGAGACCCAGTGCGCTCAGATGAAGCCCAACCTTGGTGCCATTGCTGAGTACAAGAAGAAG GAGGAGCTGTACTTGCAGCGCGTGGCTCAGCTGGATGAGATCAccacagagagggacagattCAAGCGTGGCTACGAGGACCTGCGCAAACAGCGCCTCAATGAGTTCATGACAGGATTCAACATGATCACAAACAAGCTGAAGGAAAACTACCAGATGCTCACGCTGGGTGGTGATGCAGAGCTGGAGCTCGTGGACAGTTTAGACCCCTTCTCTGAGGGCATCATGTTCAG TGTTCGTCCTCCAAAGAAAAGCTGGAAAAAGATCTTTAATCTGTCAGGAGGAGAGAAGACCCTCAGCTCCTTGGCTCTGGTGTTTGCTCTGCACCACTATAAACCCACACCGCTCTACTTCATGGACGAGATAGATGCTGCTCTTGACTTCAAGAACGTCTCCATTGTTGCTTGTTATATTTAT GAGCAAACAAAGAACGCTCagttcatcatcatctctctgagGAACAACATGTTTGAGATCGCTGACCGGCTCATCGGCatctacaaaacacacaacaccaccAAGAGCGTGGGAATCAACCCCAAAACCATCGTCTTCAAAGAGCATGATGCCGTCACTGCTTAA